The DNA segment AGTAGCGATTTTAGCTTTACCCTCCTCTAATCTAGGGCTAATGAAGATTACGCCGAGTTTTTTAAGTTTTTCAATATTTTCTTTTACGACAGGGTGATTGTACATGCTTTCATGCATAGCTGGGACTATAGCTATGGGTATCCCAGCTCCGAATGCTGTGCTAACAACAGTAGTTACAGTTGTATCATCTATTCCACAAGCAATTTTACTTATAGTGTTAGCGGTGCAAGGTGCGATTAAAACCAAGTCCACGTGGCCTGGGTGGGAGCCGGCTAATTCTATATGTTCAATTAAACCGTCTAATTTTGTGACTACTTTATTACCTGTAGCCCACTGCATTAAATCTGCGCTGATAAGATTTAATGCACTAGGGGTCATCACTGCGAAGACTTCAGCCCCGTTTCTCATCAACTCCCTTGCAAGTATAGGACATTGAATAGCGGCTACGCTTCCTGTGATGCATAAAGCTATTTTCTTATTCTTCAAAATCGTGCTTTTACTTCCAATAATATCTTTTGAGATATGACTGGTTGAAAGCAATTAAGTCACCTTTAGATATAGGGATAACTCAATATCTATATACTTTTTGTTTATAAGATATATAGCTAAATAGTTTAAGTTATAAAATATGTATAATATGTAAATTATTTCAGATGTAAATATTCTTCAGCTAAGCGCCAATATGATAATGCATTATCTTTAATAGCTGCTGCTTTGTCCTTTGATAGAGCAGCCTTAACAACGCCGGGAACGCCTACAACTAGACTGTTATCTTGGATAACAGCGTTTTCAAGCACAACAGCACCGGCTCCGATAATACAGTTCTCCCCTATCACTGCGTTATTTAAAACTACAGCACCCATTCCAACTATCACATTGTTTTTAATTTTACAACCATGTATAATCGCCCCATGTCCAACAGTCACGTAATCACCGATTTCAACAAAACCGTTCAAATCTGAATGAACTACAACATTATCTTGAATATTCGTGTAGCGACCGACTGTAATACGCCCTTCATCTCCTCTTAGAACAGCGTTAGGCCAGATACTGGAGTGGTCGCCTATTTTCACATCACCTACTATTAAAGCGTTCTCGGCTATGTAGGTTTCTTCAGCGATTACAGGATTTTTACCGCCGAAGCCTCTTATCATTTTCCATCACCTATAGTAAACTCGTAAACCAGTATTATTAATAGAGGTTATAATAATATTTTTTCTTTCAAAAAAATTCTCTAAAACTTTAACAACCGAAGGCTCTAATCTTTTATTAATAATGGTGAAAACGGTTTCACCTATCATGCACATACTTGAATTAACGTTTATTTCATCTAGTTTCTCTAAAACTTCAGATACCCTGGGAGTGATGAAATCTAACTGTTCAGCGAACTCTCTTGAAAGCCTAAGAAAATTAGGTATCGAAGGAGATTTTAACATTTTTTTCAAACATTTTGCTCCATGAAAGTTAATATCGTCGAAAATATCTTCTCTGCTTAGAATGGTTCTCGTATTTATAGGACCGAAGGAAGAGGTTATAATAATATAATCCTCTGGAACGAAAAGCTTATCTATTAAATTTTTACCTGGAGGACCACCGCGTCTAGTAATGGTGAACCCTCCTAGCAGCTGAGGGCCAACAGTTCCCAAACCTGTTTTAGCCATTATTTCAGCTTTATGAGCAATTTCGCCAACTTGGTTATAGGTTAATTTTAAGTCTAAAATAATGTTTAAAGCAGCGGCTAAACCTAAAGCGCCTATGCCACTCGCACCGTAACCGCAACCGATCGGGACATCAATATGATGGTGGATCTCTATAGAGTTATCGAATTCCGCTGGCATAAGAAGTTTAATCACGTTTAAACTTGTAACAGCGTTTTCTTCAAGTCTACCGTTGATGAAAACACTTATTTTTTTACGGGAATCATCAATTATTTTTATAGAAGTGTATCCGCCTATCTCTAGATTGGGGCCAGCGCCGAGAGATCCATGAAGCTTGATTTTAGAATTCTGAGTTGTGTATAATATTTTAAAGAAGCCTGATATTCTCCCTGGTACAAATACTCTAATATTATTCTCTGAGTTCATGTTCATCTTAATCTACGACACTACTAAAGTTGACGTCTGCTGAACTCCTGGTATACCCCTAATTTGCAGAACTAAAGTATTAAGCTCAGGGAGTTTCTCATACTCAGCTATTGCGATGATATCCCACTCACCATATATCATATAACTTTGGGTTATCTGTTTGAATGTTTTAAGCTGGTCAAGTATTTCAGACTCTAAACCGCCCTGCGCTCTTATTAATATGAAAGCTAATCTCACCGCCATGAATTTGTCTCCTTTAAATCTTAAAACGTTAATCTATCGCTTTGCTTAAAAAACTTACTCTATAGTTGACATAATTTTTTGAATTAATTTAAAGGTGAGCAGGTGATATGAATTCTTAAGGGATGCTTGAATCTCCACTCCTATAATTTTACCTATTCCGATTAAATCACCTATTAGATCACCTAAAACATGATAGATTGTGATTTCATTATCGGATAGAAACGGGGTTATAGAATTTGAAATCTTGTACAGTAATGTCTTGCTTATATTCGGGTATGTTGTTTTAAAAATTGTTTTGATCTTAGAGTTTTTGAAACCCAGTTTTATAACTGCAATATTATCTTTTTCTAAAGGTGTAAGATGTATGAAGCCGTTTTCCTCAAGCTCTATTTCTACAGGTTTACTAGGCTTAACGTAAGGGTGGATTATTTTAAGTGTGGTCTTCGAGGCGTTAACGAGAGATTTAACCAGTTGGGTGCCTATCACACCGTTAGGGTCGCCGAGCACCATACATGGCTCTGAGCGAGTAGAGTATGCTGCTCTATCCTCGGGTCTATAAAAATTCCATTCAGTACGATGAGAGATTATATGGGCGTCTGTTATACCAGTTAACGTTAAAGCGGCTATATGATGCTCTATTAAATATACTATGTGATCTCCTTCACGGATATCTACTCTATCACGGCTATGGATAACAGAGGAGGGTGTGACGGTAATGCCGTTAATTGTTATCCCTGTTCCTTCGAAATTTGGCTTCAATTCGGTTGACCCTATTATTAAAGGATTAGTTAAAGTTACTTTAAACACAGTTGATCCATCCGTTAACTTTCAGACGTGAAAACACCTGGGAGGGCATGTTTCACGGCTTTTATTATAGGAGGGACTATTATCAGGAGAAACGGGATTTCACTGAGAAAAGTCCATCCGAAATATGTTAAAGCCGCAACCCAAGTCCAAGGTGCGAATGGTTGACCTGGAAGTGTGAATAACTGAGTCCATAAGAATAAGCCTAGGCCTATTATACCGCTTCCAATTAGAAGGCTACCTGTTGCTGAGAGCAGGTATCTTTTAACAGTATACTTGTTATATGTTAGCCAGCCTAAAATGAAGAATGCCGTGAAGTTGGATGTGCAACCTACACTTAAACTAAGCAGCGCATCTCCATGCGTTAAAAGATCCGCTATGAAAATACCCCCCGCGGCTCCGACACCACCTATAAAAGGGCCGAATAGAACACTGAACGTAGCTGGTACAATTACAGCCGGCCAGAATTTTATTCCACCCACAGTTATTCCAAAGTATGTGAGCAAACCCACCACAGCGTACAAACCCATGTTTAAAGCTGTTAAAACAATTTTGAAAGCCGGGTTACTAACAATCTTGTTTTTTTCCATTTAAACACCTCTTCTAATTTTTAAGTAATTATTGAAAACCTTAAGAAACAATGAAAATTGCTCTTCGAATACTCTATCTTCAATCGGTTTACTCACCGTTCCAGGGCCGAATATAAGCTGGCTTCCAGTTTCAAAAAAGTTGTTAAAAATCTCCACGGTTGAGGGAATTGTAAACCAGTCAATATAAGGATGTTCCCCTACGACTTCTATGTAAGCTCTCTCCATAATTCTATAAAGATTATTAAAAGGTTGAATGTGCGCGCATTTAAATTCTAAAAAATTTTTTACGGATACGCCTATCTTAAGAAGAGGTTCTCGTATACTTTCTAAGATTAGTTGAGTGTTAGTAGATGGCGGTGTCTCTAAGCCTACTAGAATATGAGCCGGAGAGCTATTTTCTTCTATAGTAGTATAAACTTTCAGCAAAAACCCACCTATAGTGAACACGTCGTAAAAATCGGCTTTAACAACATGCTCGGTTAGATAATTATTAGACTTGTTTAATAGAATATTAGTGTCAACTATCTGTTGGAGTATTCTATCAAAAGTTAACTCGTTATTAAACCCACGCTCATACTCTAATATAAGATAATTTATTGTTTTTTGAAAAAGACTAAAATAGAGGCTGGTAGGCGCTAAGTGTAAGATTCGCACATCCTTATTTAGATTAATATTTTCTTTCTTAAAATACTCGGTTAGCGTGAACGGATTAGCGCAGATAATAAAGGCTAGCCGCTCTAGTTTTTCCCTATCTATTTTAACTAATATGTTAGATAGTTTAGCTAAAATTTCAATCGACCAGTTATCTACAGTAAATAAGTTTGAGAATAAGCTGTAAATATTAAGATTTAAAACTATGAGGTCCTCTGCTTCTTGTAGATCGTTGTTCACTGTGAAAGCAATCAGCATAGTGGTATAAGATTCAGGGCTTAGTATTTTAAAACCTGATTCAATTATTTTTTTACTGGTTTTCTCTAGTGTAGAGTTATTTAAAGGTGTTAGCTTGTTTAGTGAGAGTTTACTGTAAAAATTTTTTAGCATAACGGTCAAATTACATCTCTAACTGTAATTATTTAAAGATTTATATCATATTCTAAAAATTAGAAAAATAATATATAGAAATTCAATATTCTATAGTTAAATATATAGTTATATTTTCGCTCTCCTAATAAACGATTTCCGAATTTCAGAGTACACTAAGAGGCTTAGATTCAACACTATTATTAATAACCAATCTGAAGGGTTGAGGAAGGTTGTCTTAAAGGGCATCTGCATAACCGGCACATATACTACTAATAGATGAAGAGCTATCGAGATTGCGACAGCGATAACTAAATATTTATTTCCAAAAAATTTCATTTTGAAAATGGATGTTTTCTCAGATCTAAAAGTGAATACGCTAACCATTTGAAATAGCATCAAAACCGTGAATACAACTGTTCTGGGCCTTAGTAGGAAAATGTCGATTTGTTCCGGTGTAGGGTTAGTCGCTAAAAACCCCCAGTAATCCAAGGAGAATAACTCGAAAATATATAAGCCTAATGCCCCGGCAGCCATTATACTACCGTAGATTAAAGCGTTTAGAAGAGTCTCCTTTGAAAGTATGTTTTCATTAGGGTCTCTCGGCCTCCGCTCCATAAGATCTCTTTCAGCCGGTTCAACACCCAAAGCTAAGGCTGGTAACCCATCGGTTACAAGATTAATCCAGAGTATTTGGAGGGCTAATATTGGAAGAGGCAACCCTATTATGATACCTACGAAAATGGTGATGATCTCACCGAAGTTGGTTGAAATAAGGTATCTAACAACCTTCTTAATATTATCATAAACCATTCTACCTTCTTCAACCGCTGCTACTATAGTAGTGAAGTTATCGTCAGCTAGAATCATATCAGAGGCTTCCTTAGCTACATCAGTTCCAGCGATTCCCATAGCTACTCCTATATCTGATGATTTTAAAGCCGGCGCGTCATTGACCCCATCACCGGTCATAGCTAGAATACTACCCTTCTTCTTCAAAGCTTTAATAATTTGCAACTTATGTTTAGGTGAAACCCGAGCGTAAACCTTAACTTTTTCAACTATTTTTTCCAGTTCCTCCAGACCCATAGCGTCAAGTTGACTACCGGTTATTACAAGCTCACCTTCCTTCAATATTCCAAGCTCTTTAGCTATAGCTGCTGCTGTATTCGGATGATCACCTGTTATCATAATTGTTTTAATTCCTGCTTTTGAAGCTAATTTTATCGCGTCTTTAACCTCAGCTCTAGGCGGATCCATCATCCCAACTAACCCTGTGAAAACTAAGCCCCTATCAAAACTAGGGTCTTCAATCGAGAAGGTGTGGGTGTCAAGCTTCTTATAAGCTAAACCTATAACTCTTAACGCTTGTCTAGCCATTTCATCGTTTAATTTCAGGAACATCGTTTTCTTCTCATTATCAAGTTTGTTAATCTGGCCATTATCCAAGTAGTAATCAGATAACTCTAATAAAACATCCGGGGCGCCGCTTACAAAGATAATACGCCCACCATTCGGGTCCTCGTGTAATGTAACGATTCTCTTACGCTCTGATTCAAATGGGATTTCGGCGATACGACGGTATTGTTGAACTAAGTCTGCGTGTCTTAAACCAGCTTTCTCAGCTAAAACTATCAGGGCACCTGAGGTAGGGTCTCCTGTAACAAACCAGCGGTTTTTCTGGGGGTCAAAAGAGAGCGCAGAATTATTACATAAAGCCCCGATCTTTATGAGCTGCGTTAAATCTTCATCCAATAATGGATTTATTTTTTTGCCGTTCTGGAGAAATTCCCCTCTAGGAGTATAGCCTTCACCTGTAACTTCAATGGAGGAGGAAGCTAAACGGATTCTCCGAACCGTCATCTCGTTTTTTGTAAGGGTGCCTGTTTTATCAGAACAAATCACATTTGCGCTACCTAAGGTTTCAACCGCGGGAAGCTTTCTTATTATAGCGTTTCTTTTAGCCATTCTTTGGATGCCTAAAGCTAAACCCATAGTTACGATGGCGGGTAAACCTTCAGGTATTGCTGCTACAGCTAGTCCAACTGATGCTAGAAAAATCTCTATAAAAGGAATTCCTCGTAAAAAACCGGTTAGGAATACGATTACGCATAAAACTATTATTATCTGACCTAGTTTTTTACCTAAAATGTCTAGTTTCTTCTGTAAAGGAGTCTCCTTCTCCTCTTCTTGAGATATCATAGTAGCTATATGTCCGATCTCCGTATCCATACCAGTAGCGACCACTACGCCTTTACCATAACCTGAGGTGACTATTGTTCCGCTGAAAGCCATATTACTTCTCTCTGCTAGAGGAATAAAGCCGTTTTTCAAAGGTTCCGTTTTTTTCTTAACAGGAATTGATTCACCTGTTAAGCTTGATTCGTCAATCTTTAAGTTGGAAGCTGATGTGAGTCTTATATCAGCTGGTATGCGATCACCGGTATCTATCAGTACGATGTCGCCTGGAACTATTTCTTTAGCTGGTATTTGGATTTCTTTACCGTCGCGTATAACGGTGGCTTGAGGGGCGGCTAACTCTTTTAAAGCTTCTATAGCTTTTTCAGCCTTATACTCCTGGATAAAGCCAATTACAGCATTTAAAACAACGATAACCCCTATAACAGCTGCGTCCAGTATTTCACCTAAAAAAACTGAGATTAAAGCAGCTATGATTAAAATTACTATAAGAACGTTTTTAAATTGCTCTAAGAAAAGTTCAAGTTTGGATCTACGTTTTATTCTCCGCAGCTCATTTAACCCATAGTCCATAAGCCTATTCTTAGCTTCTAATTTAGATAACCCGGCTGGTGAGGTTTTAAGCTCCTTGTAGAGCTCCTCCTCTTCTAAGGTGAACCATTCTTTCTCCATCGCTGTTCTCATCTAATTTCGTTTAATACTATTATTTTAAGCGCTTATATCCGGTGCCGGTGGGAAGGGTTCAGTAAGTTCAATAATTTTTTTAGGCCATTCATCTCTGTTAAAGCCGTGTTGAGCTAGAAACGCAACTAACCATCTAGTTAACCCTATGCCAGTGCAGCCTGTCCATATTTCTACCCCTTTATCGGTTTTCGTTGAAAAATTTTTAACATAGTGTTGTCCATGAACGTTAAATGAGGACGTGGCTATACTATTCTTTTTATCGAATTCACCTTTATATGGTAAGGCTGCTCGCAGTTCATATTTAGGCACATCAGGTAGGTTTATCTCCTGGTCTTCGGAGAATCTCCCAACTAGATAGAACGGGTCGTCTCCTACTTCCGTCCACCATTCTAGTTCTAAGATTTCGTCGGCGACGCGCTCCGTTTCCATGAGAGTCTCATCTCTGATTTTCTCAGCCTCTTCAGGGAGAGCAGCCCAAACTAGTTCCAGTCTTTGAAATTCAAACGCTCTTTCAAGACCTCTAGCCCCTCCAGCTTCGTAACGGAAAGTGTAACCGGAGTGATCCATATATTTTATAGGTAGACTCCTAATTTTAATCTTTTTATCACCTAGGTAATTATAGAACGGCTCACATTGAGCTGCTGATAAAGCGTAGTATGGGTCTTTTAAAGCATCTCTTAATTTCTTGTAAGGTATCTTCCTTGTTACATAGAGTTCCGCTTTAAGATCTTCGAAAAACTCTGGGTTTCTTTCAGGAGCTGAACAATAGAACATCCCTTCACATATACCTTCAAGATACCTCATTTTATCCATTATTTCTAATGGGATTAATTTCGGGAACAGGCACTCTTGAAAACCCAGTTTCTCACCCACCTCTTTCACGAAGATGGTTTTAATGGCTTCATACAGCTTTGTAATTGGGGGCGTATAGAAGAATTGACCTTTACCGGGGAATTCTTCAAGCCATTTTAATTCAAGGGCTTTAAGTGTTGGATCTTCCTTAAATTTGTGTTCACGTGGCTTAGATCTTCTTATAACTGTGCCTGGGGGTATTTTAGTAACCCGCTCTGTTAAAGAAGGCAAAGTTAAAGATTGAATTAGTTTGATAGCTCTATCTATCTCATAACCTCTTAAAGCAGCTTCATCTAGATTAGCGAAATATATTTTGAGAGAGCCATCGGCTCGCTCAATAGATTTAATTGTCGGTATTTTAGGAATTGAAAACTCTGCATCCGACGGCAGATCCATCACACCGGTGTATTCGTCGACTATTATGCTTCTAGCCCCCGTTTTAAATCTTGAGCCTACTTCTTTAGATAGTAGTTTATAGATTCTCAACAGCGCACTGTGAGCTCTAAGGTATCTTCCAGAGACTATTGTTAAATGAAGCTCATCTCCTTTAATAGACCAATCTGATATTCTAGCGCCTTCTTCCAAACGATTCTGGGGAACTCCCTTCAAAAGAATAGTTTTATTCACTTCTTCTATGAGTTGGGCGATAAACTCTTTAGCGGAGGTTAAATCTTTATTAAAGATTATCCGCGCGTTCATGTCAAATCTCATATTGTAATCTTCCATAATCAGCTCACAACCTTCAATAAATAAAAATTATACTATAAAGTTGTTGAGATTACTGTTTAATAAGGATTATTCAATGTTTTAAAAATAATGGAGGTTACTTTTTTCTAAATCGTTATGCTGCGTGCTATGCCCGTAGTTAAAGCGTACTCAACTGTTTTATTAACGATTTCATCATATTTTAACCTATTAAAATTGTATAATTGACTTATATGATATTTTATTTCTTCATCTTCAGTTAATGCTTCAATTAAATCTTTCACCATTAGTAAGCGGTTATATTTTCGCTCCTGGATTTTTATATATCTAAGTTCCTTTAAAAGTTTTTTAAGTTGAAGCTCATTTAATTGACTTGATACCTTAATGTATGAAGTTTTTAAAGGGGGGTCTTTTTTCAGCACAATCTTATATACCTTGATAAGAGAGGGATG comes from the Candidatus Odinarchaeum yellowstonii genome and includes:
- a CDS encoding gamma carbonic anhydrase family protein, giving the protein MIRGFGGKNPVIAEETYIAENALIVGDVKIGDHSSIWPNAVLRGDEGRITVGRYTNIQDNVVVHSDLNGFVEIGDYVTVGHGAIIHGCKIKNNVIVGMGAVVLNNAVIGENCIIGAGAVVLENAVIQDNSLVVGVPGVVKAALSKDKAAAIKDNALSYWRLAEEYLHLK
- a CDS encoding Lrp/AsnC ligand binding domain-containing protein, coding for MAVRLAFILIRAQGGLESEILDQLKTFKQITQSYMIYGEWDIIAIAEYEKLPELNTLVLQIRGIPGVQQTSTLVVS
- a CDS encoding calcium-transporting P-type ATPase, PMR1-type produces the protein MRTAMEKEWFTLEEEELYKELKTSPAGLSKLEAKNRLMDYGLNELRRIKRRSKLELFLEQFKNVLIVILIIAALISVFLGEILDAAVIGVIVVLNAVIGFIQEYKAEKAIEALKELAAPQATVIRDGKEIQIPAKEIVPGDIVLIDTGDRIPADIRLTSASNLKIDESSLTGESIPVKKKTEPLKNGFIPLAERSNMAFSGTIVTSGYGKGVVVATGMDTEIGHIATMISQEEEKETPLQKKLDILGKKLGQIIIVLCVIVFLTGFLRGIPFIEIFLASVGLAVAAIPEGLPAIVTMGLALGIQRMAKRNAIIRKLPAVETLGSANVICSDKTGTLTKNEMTVRRIRLASSSIEVTGEGYTPRGEFLQNGKKINPLLDEDLTQLIKIGALCNNSALSFDPQKNRWFVTGDPTSGALIVLAEKAGLRHADLVQQYRRIAEIPFESERKRIVTLHEDPNGGRIIFVSGAPDVLLELSDYYLDNGQINKLDNEKKTMFLKLNDEMARQALRVIGLAYKKLDTHTFSIEDPSFDRGLVFTGLVGMMDPPRAEVKDAIKLASKAGIKTIMITGDHPNTAAAIAKELGILKEGELVITGSQLDAMGLEELEKIVEKVKVYARVSPKHKLQIIKALKKKGSILAMTGDGVNDAPALKSSDIGVAMGIAGTDVAKEASDMILADDNFTTIVAAVEEGRMVYDNIKKVVRYLISTNFGEIITIFVGIIIGLPLPILALQILWINLVTDGLPALALGVEPAERDLMERRPRDPNENILSKETLLNALIYGSIMAAGALGLYIFELFSLDYWGFLATNPTPEQIDIFLLRPRTVVFTVLMLFQMVSVFTFRSEKTSIFKMKFFGNKYLVIAVAISIALHLLVVYVPVMQMPFKTTFLNPSDWLLIIVLNLSLLVYSEIRKSFIRRAKI
- the serS gene encoding serine--tRNA ligase — protein: MEDYNMRFDMNARIIFNKDLTSAKEFIAQLIEEVNKTILLKGVPQNRLEEGARISDWSIKGDELHLTIVSGRYLRAHSALLRIYKLLSKEVGSRFKTGARSIIVDEYTGVMDLPSDAEFSIPKIPTIKSIERADGSLKIYFANLDEAALRGYEIDRAIKLIQSLTLPSLTERVTKIPPGTVIRRSKPREHKFKEDPTLKALELKWLEEFPGKGQFFYTPPITKLYEAIKTIFVKEVGEKLGFQECLFPKLIPLEIMDKMRYLEGICEGMFYCSAPERNPEFFEDLKAELYVTRKIPYKKLRDALKDPYYALSAAQCEPFYNYLGDKKIKIRSLPIKYMDHSGYTFRYEAGGARGLERAFEFQRLELVWAALPEEAEKIRDETLMETERVADEILELEWWTEVGDDPFYLVGRFSEDQEINLPDVPKYELRAALPYKGEFDKKNSIATSSFNVHGQHYVKNFSTKTDKGVEIWTGCTGIGLTRWLVAFLAQHGFNRDEWPKKIIELTEPFPPAPDISA